One window of Catonella massiliensis genomic DNA carries:
- a CDS encoding DNA translocase FtsK: MAGNNNRKKTANKGNRKSGNSRNSTKKTVGKKTGTKRTTRNKQVKVEREGFLSENKYELLFIFTSVISIVLLLSNFNLVGPVGRGINSFLFGCIGVITWIFPFYVFFASIFMLANVGNKRVRNKVMASAGLLLAFGGIFELASYGDLSDIPWKSLYTMSVDNKNGGGFLGGALAKIFNLGLAQVGAYLLLIAIIIMFVIYLTGRLITSVINDRVTETRETIAEYKNEAMLDARAKAEEKLARRKELREIRRAERERIRQARAEEDERLRQEEMDRKRAISEEIIQERIKANIENKKKLEETAKQEEAKKEEEEAATKEKSADMDKETVDDAPIGEAKVSEKKEAARENQKTTEEAVDINKEVEVKEVGETEKSQLSFLIHRANEDKKISEGKEDEFYLKEINDKFGDGEGLWKPEGEEGKIDEGLDTITEPSGIAESDYKSELGGIEEPEVKAEALIEEEDKEDLEDEAENEVSSHKLDKNYYETDESDFEDDIDEYEDLLDDEDEEELVPQRSILEIEKERLLEKKTITGNKALESSFGDGGNNSAISTDISNIPENSNSPIKERRDDGIEPLIPDISVANPPAPPKPYVFPPISLLSKAESDDEGISDEELHETARKLQETLTAFGVNVKVTDVSCGPSVTRYELQPEQGVKVSKITALTDDIKLNLAAADIRIEAPIPGKAAVGIEVPNKKNLMVYFRDLIENKDFNEHQSKLAFAVGKDIGGQTMISDIAKMPHLLIAGATGSGKSVCINTLIMSILYKAKPSEVKLIMVDPKVVELSVYNGIPHLLLPVVTDPKKAAAALNWAVAEMNRRYKLFSDMKVREIKGFNKKVGKDSPEWMPQIVIIVDELADLMMVSSKEVEEAICRLAQLARAAGIHLVIATQRPSVNVITGLIKANVPSRIAFAVSSQVDSRTILDGAGAEKLLGKGDMLFFPSGYPKPVRVQGAFVSDNEVSDVVEFIKENNDPAHKAADITEQVNAAAQVESIKEGNTPAEEDDGFDAYFEEAGKLVIDKDKASIGMFQRVYRIGFNRAARIMDQLAEAGVVSAEDGTKPRKVLMSKDDFEAFIMSRH, encoded by the coding sequence ATGGCAGGGAATAATAATAGAAAAAAAACAGCAAACAAAGGTAATAGAAAAAGCGGCAATAGCAGGAATTCTACAAAGAAGACTGTAGGAAAGAAGACAGGTACAAAGAGAACTACACGTAATAAGCAGGTTAAAGTTGAAAGAGAAGGCTTTTTATCAGAGAACAAATATGAATTATTATTCATATTTACCAGTGTCATCTCAATTGTACTTTTACTTTCAAATTTTAATCTGGTTGGACCTGTAGGAAGAGGTATTAATAGCTTTCTTTTTGGCTGCATAGGTGTGATTACATGGATATTTCCATTCTATGTTTTCTTTGCGTCTATTTTTATGTTGGCTAATGTAGGCAATAAGAGGGTTAGAAATAAAGTTATGGCAAGTGCAGGCCTGCTTTTAGCCTTTGGTGGTATATTTGAGCTTGCGTCATATGGAGACCTAAGTGACATTCCTTGGAAATCTCTATACACGATGTCTGTGGATAATAAAAACGGAGGAGGCTTCCTCGGAGGTGCTCTTGCTAAGATATTTAATCTTGGGCTTGCCCAGGTAGGAGCATACCTTTTGCTAATAGCGATAATTATAATGTTTGTTATTTATTTAACGGGAAGGCTCATAACCTCTGTTATAAACGACAGGGTGACAGAAACCAGAGAGACTATAGCGGAATATAAGAATGAGGCTATGCTTGACGCCAGGGCAAAGGCGGAGGAGAAGTTAGCCAGAAGAAAAGAGCTAAGAGAAATAAGAAGGGCTGAAAGAGAGAGAATAAGACAGGCCAGAGCCGAAGAGGATGAGAGGCTTAGACAGGAGGAAATGGATAGAAAGAGGGCCATTTCCGAAGAGATTATTCAGGAGAGGATTAAGGCAAATATAGAGAACAAGAAGAAGCTTGAGGAGACTGCAAAGCAGGAAGAAGCTAAGAAAGAAGAGGAAGAAGCAGCTACAAAGGAGAAGTCTGCAGATATGGATAAAGAGACTGTAGATGATGCTCCTATCGGAGAAGCTAAAGTGTCTGAAAAGAAAGAGGCTGCCCGTGAAAATCAAAAAACAACAGAGGAAGCTGTTGATATTAACAAAGAGGTAGAAGTAAAGGAGGTAGGCGAGACAGAAAAATCTCAGCTTTCTTTTCTGATTCATAGGGCAAATGAGGATAAGAAGATTTCTGAGGGCAAAGAAGATGAGTTTTACTTAAAAGAAATCAATGATAAGTTCGGTGATGGTGAAGGTTTGTGGAAGCCGGAAGGAGAAGAAGGAAAGATTGATGAAGGGCTTGATACTATAACAGAGCCTAGTGGTATAGCAGAGTCTGATTATAAATCAGAGCTTGGAGGTATAGAAGAGCCTGAAGTAAAGGCTGAAGCTTTGATTGAAGAAGAGGATAAGGAAGATTTAGAGGATGAAGCGGAAAATGAAGTAAGCTCTCATAAGCTTGATAAAAATTACTACGAAACGGATGAGAGCGATTTTGAAGATGATATAGACGAATATGAAGATTTGCTGGATGATGAGGATGAAGAAGAGCTAGTTCCTCAAAGGTCTATTCTTGAAATTGAAAAAGAGAGGCTCCTTGAAAAGAAAACCATAACCGGCAATAAAGCGCTTGAGTCTTCATTTGGTGATGGTGGTAATAATAGTGCAATCTCTACAGACATTTCAAATATTCCTGAAAATAGTAACAGCCCTATAAAAGAGAGAAGAGATGATGGCATAGAGCCGCTTATTCCGGATATATCAGTTGCCAATCCACCTGCACCTCCTAAGCCTTATGTATTTCCGCCAATTAGTCTACTAAGCAAGGCTGAGAGTGATGATGAGGGAATAAGTGATGAAGAGCTACACGAAACTGCAAGAAAACTTCAGGAAACCCTGACTGCCTTTGGAGTAAATGTAAAGGTAACTGATGTCAGCTGTGGCCCATCTGTAACAAGGTATGAGCTTCAGCCTGAACAGGGGGTTAAGGTAAGCAAGATAACTGCACTTACTGATGACATTAAGTTAAATCTTGCGGCAGCTGATATTCGTATAGAGGCACCGATTCCGGGAAAGGCAGCAGTCGGAATTGAAGTACCTAATAAAAAGAACCTGATGGTGTACTTTAGAGATTTGATTGAGAATAAAGACTTTAATGAACACCAGTCAAAGCTTGCCTTTGCTGTGGGTAAGGACATAGGCGGGCAGACTATGATATCTGATATAGCAAAGATGCCTCATCTTCTAATTGCCGGTGCAACAGGCTCAGGAAAGTCAGTATGCATCAATACGCTTATTATGAGTATACTTTACAAGGCAAAGCCTAGTGAGGTCAAGCTTATTATGGTGGATCCTAAGGTGGTTGAGCTTTCTGTATATAACGGAATACCTCATCTTTTGCTTCCTGTAGTAACAGATCCTAAGAAGGCGGCAGCAGCTCTTAACTGGGCAGTTGCGGAAATGAACAGGCGTTACAAGCTTTTCTCCGACATGAAGGTTAGAGAAATAAAGGGCTTTAACAAAAAGGTAGGAAAAGATTCGCCTGAATGGATGCCTCAGATAGTGATAATAGTAGACGAGCTTGCTGACCTTATGATGGTTTCATCAAAGGAGGTTGAAGAAGCTATATGCCGTCTGGCTCAGCTTGCAAGAGCAGCAGGTATCCATCTTGTAATTGCAACCCAGCGCCCAAGTGTAAATGTCATCACAGGTCTTATTAAGGCAAATGTACCTTCAAGAATAGCCTTTGCTGTATCGTCTCAGGTGGATTCGAGGACAATTCTTGACGGAGCAGGGGCCGAAAAGCTCTTAGGTAAGGGGGATATGCTATTCTTCCCTTCTGGATATCCTAAGCCAGTGAGGGTTCAGGGAGCCTTTGTTTCGGATAATGAGGTCTCTGATGTAGTTGAATTCATCAAAGAAAACAATGATCCTGCTCACAAGGCGGCTGATATTACAGAGCAGGTAAACGCAGCTGCTCAGGTTGAGAGCATTAAGGAAGGAAATACACCTGCTGAAGAGGATGACGGCTTTGATGCGTATTTTGAAGAAGCCGGGAAACTGGTAATAGACAAAGATAAGGCTTCTATAGGTATGTTTCAAAGGGTGTACAGAATAGGCTTCAACAGGGCAGCCAGAATCATGGATCAGCTTGCTGAAGCAGGAGTAGTAAGTGCTGAGGATGGAACCAAGCCTCGAAAGGTGCTTATGAGTAAGGATGATTTTGAAGCTTTCATAATGTCAAGACACTGA
- a CDS encoding DEAD/DEAH box helicase, whose product MSTFDKLAPFIQDYIYRNGWEELREIQVAACDVIFNTDSNLLIATPTASGKTEAAFLPVITKLYNEPCESVGVLYIAPLKALINDQFARIEELLREAYIPVTKWHGDVSATAKNKLLKKPSGILQTTPESLEAMLMRRKEQAVKLFSDLRFIIIDEVHNFIGEERGTQLISLLERLQKLTGMIPVRIGLSATLGDIEGAEDWLNGGTERKCITPDTGVKRRRAVVMVEHFYEFAFQEKDKKNEISFYDNLYELTRGKKSIVFSNARSEVEKNIVNLKDVAKKRGEPDVFMVHHGSISASDREFVEEQMRLSDLPLVTGATVTLELGIDLGDLERIIQVGCPKSVASLSQRLGRSGRRSGVSEMCFLFEEEKRSESTEFYKAINWSFIKCIALIELYRENYIEPVLPERYPFGILYHQTMSFLYSRGEASPEVLAQSLLSEYAFRFVTQEDYKELLRYLLKIGHIERTENGGFILGTEGEKIANHYDFYSVFESDVEYSVREGSHEIGTLTRLMQPDTTFVLGGKSWMVTEIDKENKNIYVKSAEGKPPTVWDGTGEVIEHTRVLKKMKEIITTDCMYPYLGDGAKKRLAEIRQVAAGAGLETKEIFEISPDTYGISLWLGTRALNSLDYILNKLLPDRKFAEPYWPFLIVKNVTKNELMDALDYIRKNDVTESDYIVPKDAKTFGKYNDFVPENLLIKQYVDRYTDVVEMKEEISL is encoded by the coding sequence ATGAGTACATTTGATAAACTTGCTCCTTTTATACAGGATTATATCTATAGAAATGGCTGGGAAGAGCTAAGGGAAATACAGGTTGCGGCCTGTGATGTTATATTTAATACTGACTCCAATCTTCTCATAGCTACGCCTACCGCATCGGGTAAGACGGAGGCTGCCTTTCTGCCTGTGATAACTAAGCTTTATAATGAACCCTGTGAAAGTGTAGGAGTCTTATACATAGCTCCACTTAAGGCTCTTATTAATGACCAGTTTGCCCGTATTGAGGAGCTGCTTCGGGAGGCCTATATTCCTGTGACAAAGTGGCATGGGGATGTGTCTGCCACTGCTAAGAATAAGCTGCTTAAAAAGCCTTCAGGCATACTACAGACTACACCTGAATCCCTTGAAGCAATGCTAATGAGAAGGAAAGAACAGGCGGTTAAATTATTTTCTGATTTGAGATTTATCATAATTGATGAGGTACATAATTTCATAGGTGAGGAAAGAGGAACCCAGCTTATTTCCCTGCTTGAAAGGCTTCAAAAGCTAACAGGCATGATTCCTGTAAGGATAGGACTATCTGCAACACTTGGGGATATAGAGGGTGCAGAAGACTGGCTAAACGGCGGTACAGAAAGAAAGTGCATTACTCCTGATACCGGTGTTAAAAGGCGGAGAGCAGTGGTAATGGTGGAGCATTTTTATGAATTTGCCTTTCAGGAAAAAGATAAGAAGAACGAAATATCCTTTTACGATAATCTATATGAGCTAACTAGAGGGAAGAAGAGCATTGTATTTTCAAATGCGCGCTCTGAGGTAGAAAAAAACATTGTTAATCTTAAGGACGTGGCTAAAAAAAGAGGAGAGCCTGATGTATTTATGGTTCATCATGGCAGTATTTCAGCATCTGACAGGGAGTTTGTGGAAGAACAGATGAGGCTGTCTGACTTACCCCTTGTTACAGGTGCGACTGTTACCCTTGAGCTGGGTATCGATTTGGGGGATTTGGAGAGAATAATACAAGTGGGCTGTCCTAAGTCAGTAGCCAGCCTATCTCAAAGACTTGGAAGAAGCGGGAGACGAAGTGGAGTTTCTGAGATGTGCTTTTTGTTTGAAGAGGAAAAGCGAAGTGAGTCCACTGAGTTCTATAAGGCGATAAATTGGAGCTTTATTAAGTGTATAGCTTTAATTGAACTATATAGGGAAAATTATATAGAGCCGGTGCTGCCTGAGCGATATCCATTTGGTATACTCTACCATCAGACTATGAGTTTTTTATATAGTAGAGGTGAGGCAAGTCCGGAAGTTTTGGCGCAGTCACTCCTTAGTGAATATGCTTTTAGATTTGTTACACAGGAGGACTACAAGGAATTATTGAGGTATCTCCTTAAGATAGGTCATATCGAGAGAACTGAGAACGGAGGCTTCATCTTAGGTACCGAGGGAGAAAAGATAGCAAATCACTATGACTTTTATTCGGTATTTGAATCTGATGTGGAATATTCTGTAAGAGAGGGCTCACACGAAATAGGTACTCTTACAAGGCTTATGCAGCCTGATACAACCTTTGTTCTGGGGGGAAAGAGCTGGATGGTTACAGAAATAGATAAGGAGAATAAGAATATCTATGTAAAGAGTGCCGAGGGTAAGCCGCCTACAGTCTGGGATGGAACAGGAGAGGTTATTGAGCATACCAGAGTACTTAAGAAAATGAAGGAGATAATAACAACTGACTGCATGTATCCTTATTTGGGAGATGGAGCAAAGAAGAGACTTGCTGAAATAAGACAGGTAGCAGCAGGTGCAGGGCTTGAAACCAAAGAAATCTTTGAAATATCTCCGGATACTTATGGGATATCTCTGTGGTTAGGCACAAGAGCGCTTAATTCCTTAGACTATATCTTAAATAAACTCCTGCCTGATAGAAAATTTGCAGAGCCTTACTGGCCGTTTTTAATAGTTAAAAATGTAACAAAGAATGAACTTATGGATGCACTTGACTACATAAGAAAAAATGATGTTACGGAAAGTGATTATATTGTTCCTAAAGATGCTAAAACCTTCGGGAAGTACAATGACTTTGTTCCTGAAAACCTCTTAATCAAGCAGTATGTTGATAGATATACTGATGTGGTGGAGATGAAAGAAGAGATTAGCTTATAA
- the glmM gene encoding phosphoglucosamine mutase, whose amino-acid sequence MGKYFGTDGFRGEANVGLTVNHAFKVGRFLGYYYGKEHKAKIVIGKDTRRSSYMFEYALAAGLTASGADAYLLHVTSTPSVSYVVRTEEFDCGIMISASHNPFYDNGIKIINGNGYKLEAEVEALIEEYIDKEEDNIPLATGENIGRTVDYVLGRNRYLGYLISLPTKSFKDVRVGLDCANGSAHQIATAVFKALGAKTYVINADPDGTNINTECGSTHIEKLQEFVREKNLDIGFAYDGDADRCLAVDENGNIIDGDAILYICGSYLKHKGELDNDTVVTTVMSNMGLYKAFDKLGIKYEKTDVGDKYVSENMVANGYSLGGEQSGHIIFGKYATTGDGVLTSLKIMDAMLISKKRISELTEGFKVYPQLLVNLKVTDKDLVMNDEKVLKAADEAEAGLNGDGRVLFRKSGTEPLIRVMVEAGSDEKCKEAADKIIDAIKACGYIL is encoded by the coding sequence ATGGGAAAATACTTTGGGACAGACGGATTCAGAGGAGAAGCTAATGTAGGATTAACAGTTAATCACGCATTTAAGGTTGGAAGATTCTTAGGGTATTACTACGGTAAGGAGCATAAGGCAAAGATAGTAATCGGTAAAGATACCAGAAGGTCAAGCTATATGTTTGAATATGCCCTTGCAGCAGGACTTACCGCAAGTGGGGCAGATGCTTATCTTTTGCACGTTACAAGTACGCCGAGTGTTTCCTATGTGGTAAGAACAGAGGAATTTGACTGCGGTATTATGATATCTGCAAGCCACAATCCTTTCTACGACAACGGTATAAAGATAATAAACGGAAATGGTTATAAGCTAGAGGCTGAGGTTGAGGCTCTTATAGAAGAATACATTGACAAAGAAGAAGATAATATTCCTCTTGCAACTGGAGAGAATATCGGCAGAACTGTTGACTATGTGCTTGGAAGAAACAGATATCTGGGATATCTTATTTCACTTCCTACCAAATCCTTTAAGGATGTGAGAGTGGGACTGGACTGTGCAAACGGTTCTGCACATCAGATAGCAACTGCAGTATTTAAGGCACTTGGAGCTAAGACCTATGTTATAAATGCAGACCCTGATGGTACTAATATCAACACTGAATGCGGTTCAACCCACATAGAGAAGCTTCAGGAGTTCGTTAGAGAGAAGAATCTTGATATAGGCTTTGCATATGACGGAGATGCGGACAGATGCCTTGCTGTAGATGAAAACGGTAATATTATAGACGGTGATGCTATTCTCTACATCTGTGGTTCATACCTTAAACACAAGGGTGAGCTTGACAACGATACAGTAGTTACAACTGTAATGTCCAATATGGGGCTATATAAGGCTTTTGATAAGCTTGGAATTAAATATGAAAAGACAGATGTAGGCGACAAGTATGTGAGTGAAAATATGGTTGCAAATGGCTATTCCTTAGGTGGGGAACAGTCAGGACACATTATCTTTGGAAAGTATGCAACTACAGGAGATGGAGTACTTACTTCACTTAAAATAATGGATGCAATGCTTATCAGTAAGAAGAGGATATCAGAGCTTACAGAAGGCTTTAAGGTATATCCTCAGCTTCTTGTGAACTTAAAGGTCACTGATAAGGACCTCGTAATGAATGATGAAAAGGTTCTTAAAGCTGCGGATGAGGCTGAGGCAGGGCTTAATGGCGATGGAAGAGTGCTTTTTAGAAAAAGTGGCACTGAACCTCTTATAAGAGTTATGGTAGAAGCAGGAAGTGATGAGAAATGTAAAGAGGCAGCGGACAAAATAATCGATGCTATTAAAGCTTGTGGCTATATTTTATGA
- a CDS encoding TIGR01212 family radical SAM protein (This family includes YhcC from E. coli K-12, an uncharacterized radical SAM protein.), producing MIIRTLSDYCKEKFGTKVYRLSLSTGCSCPNRDGRAGRGGCSFCSEGGSGEFATKVKPIEEQLEEAKDRVKSKFPKDIKEEDKKYIAYFQSFTNTYGDVDRLGRIFKTAILRDEIAALSIGTRPDCLEDDMLDLLNELNKIKPVWIELGLQTIHEDSAKAFNRGYSLSVFNKAYIELKKRNIEVIVHVILGLPGETDKDMYETVRYLANLNPKLDGIKLHLLHILKNTRLEREYREKPFKILSLDEYTEILINCLRILPESVVIHRMTGDGDKRLLVEPLWSADKKRVLNTINKAIREAKR from the coding sequence ATGATAATAAGGACTCTGTCAGACTATTGCAAAGAAAAGTTTGGCACAAAGGTATATAGGTTGTCTTTATCCACAGGATGTAGTTGCCCAAACAGGGATGGAAGGGCAGGAAGAGGTGGTTGCAGCTTTTGCTCTGAGGGCGGTTCCGGGGAATTTGCCACCAAGGTAAAGCCGATAGAAGAACAGCTTGAAGAGGCAAAAGATAGGGTGAAAAGCAAATTTCCAAAGGACATAAAGGAAGAAGACAAGAAGTATATTGCGTATTTTCAGTCATTTACCAATACTTACGGAGATGTAGACAGACTTGGCAGGATTTTTAAGACTGCTATCTTAAGAGATGAGATTGCCGCCCTATCTATAGGAACAAGGCCTGACTGCTTGGAAGATGATATGCTTGACCTGCTTAACGAGCTTAATAAAATAAAACCTGTATGGATAGAACTTGGCTTACAGACGATTCACGAAGACAGCGCAAAGGCATTTAACAGGGGCTATAGTTTGTCCGTCTTTAATAAGGCTTATATAGAGCTTAAAAAGAGAAATATTGAAGTGATAGTCCATGTGATTTTAGGCTTACCGGGCGAAACGGATAAAGATATGTATGAAACTGTCAGGTATTTAGCAAATCTCAATCCTAAGTTAGACGGAATAAAGCTCCACCTCCTCCATATATTAAAGAATACCAGACTAGAGAGGGAATATAGGGAAAAGCCTTTTAAGATACTAAGCCTTGATGAATATACTGAAATTCTTATAAACTGTCTGAGAATCCTGCCTGAAAGCGTGGTGATTCACAGGATGACGGGAGACGGAGATAAGAGGCTTCTGGTAGAGCCACTGTGGAGCGCTGATAAGAAAAGGGTGCTAAATACCATAAATAAGGCTATTAGAGAAGCTAAAAGATGA
- a CDS encoding YitT family protein: MKDLMKKFSLKEFIWMTIGIEIMVIGIYFFKFPNNFSFGGATGIAVILSKYTVGVLTKGNIVVIFNVLLLIIGFIFLGKEFGLKTVYCSLVMSFSLQGLEYIAPLTGPLTNETIMELVYAIFLPAIGSAILFNIGASSGGTDILAMLLKKYTSMNIGVALMSADCILAALTFPIYGIKTGLMSMLGLGVKALVIDNVIESINLCKYINIVCNDHEPITKFIGKELNRSATVVDAKGAYLGQHKFMVLTVVNRRQAVLLRNFIRETEPTAFIIITSTSEIVGKGFMRI; this comes from the coding sequence ATGAAAGACTTGATGAAAAAGTTCAGCCTGAAAGAATTTATCTGGATGACCATTGGTATCGAGATTATGGTAATTGGTATTTATTTCTTTAAGTTTCCAAATAACTTTTCTTTCGGAGGAGCTACAGGTATAGCGGTTATTTTATCAAAGTATACCGTTGGAGTTTTAACCAAGGGAAATATTGTAGTTATCTTCAATGTTTTGCTCCTTATAATAGGATTTATTTTTCTCGGAAAAGAATTTGGACTAAAAACAGTGTATTGTTCTCTGGTTATGTCATTCTCACTGCAGGGACTTGAGTACATTGCTCCGCTTACGGGGCCTCTGACCAATGAAACAATAATGGAACTTGTATATGCTATTTTTCTTCCTGCCATAGGCAGTGCCATATTGTTTAATATAGGTGCCTCATCCGGAGGAACCGATATACTGGCTATGTTGCTTAAAAAGTATACCTCTATGAACATAGGAGTCGCACTTATGTCTGCTGACTGTATACTTGCAGCCCTTACCTTTCCTATTTACGGAATCAAGACAGGACTTATGTCGATGCTTGGTCTTGGCGTAAAGGCTCTTGTTATTGATAACGTAATTGAAAGCATCAATCTTTGTAAGTATATTAATATTGTTTGTAATGATCACGAGCCTATAACAAAGTTTATAGGTAAGGAATTAAACCGTTCTGCCACTGTAGTTGATGCTAAGGGTGCGTATTTAGGACAGCATAAGTTTATGGTGCTTACTGTAGTTAACAGAAGACAGGCGGTTCTTTTAAGAAATTTCATTAGAGAAACCGAGCCTACTGCTTTCATTATAATTACAAGTACAAGTGAAATTGTTGGAAAAGGATTTATGAGAATATAG
- a CDS encoding ribonuclease H1 domain-containing protein, whose translation MAKNNYYAVRIGKTPGIYKTWEDCKAQVIGYKGAIYKGFVEKQDAEDFLRGGLSAPNTDAASDNNDENIQAEPSDSEITAYVDGSFSSGKIFGCGCIILKDGEVIAEISKAYEDEELATMRNVAGEIKASELAMQYALDNGYTSLSIYHDYQGIASWCLGEWKTNKAGTVAYKQFYDGIKDKLKVHFIKVKGHSGDEYNEIADGLAKKALGIE comes from the coding sequence ATGGCAAAGAATAATTATTATGCGGTAAGAATAGGAAAGACTCCCGGTATATATAAGACTTGGGAGGACTGTAAGGCTCAGGTTATAGGCTATAAAGGGGCTATATATAAGGGATTTGTAGAAAAGCAGGATGCGGAAGACTTTTTAAGGGGCGGATTATCTGCTCCTAACACTGATGCAGCAAGTGATAATAATGATGAAAATATACAGGCAGAGCCCTCTGATAGTGAAATAACCGCTTATGTGGATGGAAGTTTTAGCAGTGGGAAGATTTTTGGCTGTGGCTGTATTATACTTAAAGACGGAGAGGTAATAGCTGAAATATCAAAAGCCTACGAGGATGAAGAGCTTGCAACAATGAGGAATGTGGCGGGAGAGATAAAAGCTTCTGAACTTGCCATGCAATATGCGTTAGACAATGGCTATACATCATTAAGTATCTACCACGATTATCAGGGGATAGCAAGCTGGTGTCTGGGAGAGTGGAAGACCAATAAGGCAGGAACCGTAGCATATAAGCAGTTTTATGATGGTATAAAAGATAAGCTTAAGGTTCATTTTATCAAAGTCAAGGGCCATTCAGGTGATGAATATAATGAGATAGCTGATGGGCTGGCTAAAAAAGCACTTGGAATTGAGTAG
- a CDS encoding formate--tetrahydrofolate ligase: protein MKTDIEIAKEAVMKPIGEVAEKLGISLDELELYGKYKAKLSDELWDRIKDNEDGKLILVTAINPTPAGEGKTTVTVGLGEAFERLGKKAVIALREPSLGPCFGVKGGAAGGGYAQVVPMEDLNLHFTGDFHAITSANNLLSALLDNHIKQGNALGIDTNQIVWKRCLDMNDRVLRNVVVGLGSSADGVVREDHFVITVASEIMAVLCLANDMKDLKERLSRIIVAYSFDGKPVTAGDLNAVGSMAALLKEAIKPNLIQTIEHSPAIVHGGPFANIAHGCNSVRATKTALKLADYVITEAGFGADLGAEKFLDIKCRMAGLKPSVVVLVATIRALKYNGGVDKKELGAENLDALKKGIVNLEKHIENLKQFGVPVVVTLNKFVSDTEAELKFVKDFCEDRGCDFELAEVWEKGGLGGEELAKKIIATIESKTSNYAPIYGDELSIKEKIEAICTKIYGASGVDFASAADKMIKKIEELGFGHFPVCMAKTQYSLSDNAALLGRPEGFRVTVREAYVSAGAGFVVVLTGNIMTMPGLPKTPAAFNIDVDDDGNIVGLF from the coding sequence ATGAAAACTGATATTGAAATAGCTAAAGAAGCGGTGATGAAGCCTATTGGAGAAGTAGCTGAAAAGCTTGGCATTTCCTTAGACGAGCTTGAATTATACGGAAAGTATAAGGCTAAGCTCTCGGATGAGCTTTGGGACAGGATTAAAGACAATGAAGATGGAAAGCTGATTCTTGTTACTGCTATCAATCCTACCCCTGCGGGTGAAGGAAAGACAACGGTCACCGTAGGCCTTGGTGAGGCATTTGAAAGACTTGGCAAAAAGGCTGTAATAGCACTTAGAGAGCCTTCTCTTGGACCTTGTTTTGGAGTAAAAGGCGGAGCAGCAGGCGGAGGCTATGCACAGGTAGTGCCTATGGAGGATTTAAATCTCCATTTTACCGGTGATTTTCATGCAATTACCTCTGCCAACAATTTGCTTTCAGCCTTACTTGATAACCACATAAAACAGGGTAATGCCCTAGGAATAGATACCAATCAGATAGTTTGGAAACGCTGTCTTGATATGAACGACAGGGTACTTAGAAATGTAGTGGTAGGACTGGGGTCATCTGCTGACGGTGTGGTTAGAGAGGATCACTTTGTAATTACGGTTGCCTCTGAAATAATGGCTGTTCTCTGTCTTGCAAATGATATGAAGGACTTAAAAGAGAGACTTTCACGTATAATTGTAGCCTATAGCTTCGATGGCAAGCCTGTTACCGCAGGAGATTTGAATGCAGTCGGCTCTATGGCGGCTCTTCTTAAAGAGGCAATCAAGCCAAATCTTATTCAGACTATAGAGCATAGCCCTGCTATTGTTCATGGTGGGCCATTTGCCAATATAGCCCATGGCTGTAACTCAGTAAGGGCAACAAAGACAGCCCTTAAACTTGCTGATTATGTTATCACAGAAGCAGGTTTTGGTGCTGACCTTGGTGCTGAGAAGTTCTTGGATATCAAATGCCGTATGGCAGGACTTAAGCCATCTGTAGTGGTTCTTGTAGCTACTATAAGGGCTCTTAAGTACAATGGAGGAGTGGATAAGAAGGAGCTTGGAGCAGAGAACCTTGATGCACTTAAAAAGGGAATAGTAAACCTTGAAAAGCATATTGAGAATCTGAAGCAGTTCGGCGTTCCTGTTGTAGTAACACTTAATAAGTTTGTCTCAGACACAGAAGCAGAGCTCAAATTCGTAAAAGATTTTTGTGAGGATAGAGGATGTGACTTTGAACTTGCAGAAGTTTGGGAAAAAGGCGGTCTTGGTGGTGAGGAGCTTGCAAAGAAAATAATTGCAACAATCGAGTCAAAGACTTCTAATTATGCGCCTATCTATGGAGATGAACTTTCTATCAAAGAAAAAATAGAAGCAATATGTACTAAAATTTATGGAGCATCAGGAGTGGACTTTGCGTCTGCTGCTGATAAGATGATTAAAAAGATTGAAGAACTTGGATTTGGCCACTTCCCTGTATGTATGGCAAAGACACAGTATTCGCTCTCAGATAATGCAGCTCTCCTTGGAAGACCTGAGGGCTTTAGAGTGACTGTAAGGGAGGCTTATGTATCAGCCGGAGCAGGCTTTGTGGTAGTGCTTACAGGCAATATTATGACTATGCCGGGACTTCCAAAGACACCTGCAGCATTTAACATTGATGTGGATGATGACGGCAATATAGTTGGACTGTTTTAA